A genome region from Archaeoglobus fulgidus DSM 4304 includes the following:
- a CDS encoding ribose-phosphate pyrophosphokinase, translating to MVILVGGTNGLMALKVAKISGLPLCYSHVDRYPDGEKYFRFASNIDGEDVVIFNSMHPNPDEIIFETLLIAETAYSNGARSVTCVFPYFAYARSLDTVKGEALPIKTVVKVLKAAGVKKIITVDFHLQENVFGVEHVDLTGMEKLAEYCLEEFSDSFTVLAPDEKAAFWAEKFAAKANCDVVALRKIRIDAENVIIDDLRTGVEGDVVIVDDIVSTGGTVCQAARIAKRAGARRVFVACTHAILARDAMMRILESGIEDIVSTDTILSPVSHVSVADVIASALS from the coding sequence ATGGTAATCTTGGTGGGCGGGACAAACGGGCTGATGGCTCTGAAAGTTGCGAAAATCTCCGGCCTCCCTCTCTGCTACTCCCACGTTGACCGCTATCCTGACGGAGAGAAGTACTTCCGCTTTGCCTCGAACATTGATGGGGAGGATGTTGTTATATTCAACTCCATGCATCCCAATCCTGACGAGATAATCTTCGAAACGCTCCTCATAGCTGAAACGGCCTACAGCAACGGAGCAAGGTCGGTTACATGCGTTTTTCCCTACTTTGCCTACGCGCGTAGTTTGGATACCGTAAAGGGGGAAGCTTTGCCCATCAAAACCGTCGTGAAGGTGCTGAAAGCAGCAGGTGTTAAGAAAATTATCACGGTTGACTTCCACCTTCAGGAGAACGTGTTTGGCGTTGAACATGTTGACCTCACCGGAATGGAGAAGCTGGCGGAATACTGCCTTGAGGAGTTCTCCGACAGTTTTACCGTCCTTGCCCCTGACGAGAAAGCGGCATTCTGGGCGGAGAAGTTTGCGGCCAAGGCCAACTGTGACGTTGTGGCTCTGAGAAAGATAAGAATAGATGCGGAGAACGTGATTATAGACGATTTAAGGACGGGAGTTGAGGGCGATGTTGTTATAGTCGACGACATAGTTTCCACCGGAGGAACTGTCTGCCAGGCTGCAAGAATAGCGAAAAGGGCTGGAGCAAGAAGAGTCTTTGTAGCATGCACCCACGCAATTCTTGCGAGAGATGCGATGATGAGAATCCTCGAATCCGGGATAGAGGATATCGTTTCCACCGACACCATACTTAGCCCGGTCAGCCACGTGAGCGTTGCTGATGTTATCGCCTCCGCGCTAAGTTAA
- the vapC9 gene encoding type II toxin-antitoxin system toxin ribonuclease VapC9, translated as MEADRGRNNKVRCAVVDTNVLMYVYLNKADVVGQLREFGFSRFLITASVKRELEKLEMSLRGKEKVAARFALKLLEHFEVVETESEGDPSLIEAAEKYGCILITNDKELKRKAKQRGIPVGYLKEDKRVFVELLD; from the coding sequence ATGGAGGCTGATAGGGGCAGGAATAATAAGGTGAGGTGCGCGGTAGTAGACACCAACGTTCTGATGTACGTATACCTCAATAAGGCCGACGTAGTTGGGCAGCTAAGGGAGTTCGGCTTCAGCAGGTTTCTGATAACGGCCTCAGTCAAAAGGGAGCTTGAGAAGCTCGAAATGAGCTTAAGGGGGAAGGAGAAAGTAGCGGCGAGATTTGCTCTAAAGCTTCTTGAGCACTTTGAAGTTGTGGAGACGGAGAGCGAGGGGGACCCCTCTTTAATTGAAGCCGCTGAAAAATACGGGTGCATTCTTATCACCAACGACAAGGAGCTTAAAAGAAAGGCGAAGCAGAGGGGAATTCCCGTTGGATACCTGAAAGAAGATAAAAGGGTTTTTGTTGAGCTGCTCGATTAG